DNA sequence from the Streptomyces tsukubensis genome:
CGCTGGCCGAACGAGGTCGCCGACGCCGGATGGGACTACGGTTTCCCGCTGGCCCGCCTCAGGGAACTCGCCGAGCACTGGCGCACCCGCTACGACTGGCGCGAGCACGAGAAGAGACTCAACGAACTACCGCACTTCACCACCGAGATCGACGGTCAGAACATCCACTTCGTCCATGTCCGGTCCGCCGACCCCGAAGCCCTCCCGCTGATCCTCACCCACGGCTGGCCCGGCTCGTTCCTGGAGTTCCTCGATGTCATCGAGCCGCTGTCGCGCGACTTCCACCTGGTGATCCCGTCCATCCCGGGCTACGGCTTCTCCGGGCCGACCCATGAACGCGGCTGGGACATCGTCCGTATCGCCCGGGCCTGGGTCGAGCTGATGCACCGGCTCGGGTACGAGCGCTACGGCGCCCAGGGCGGCGACTTCGGCTCCGGCATCTCCACCGCACTCGGCGCGGTGGCACCCGAACAGGTCGTCGGCGTACACGTCAACTACCTGCCGACCCCGCCGGTCCCGGACGCCGGCCTGGAACTGTCCGCGTCGGACGAAGCCCGCCTGGACAAGATCAGAAAGCTGATGGCGAACCGCCCGCCGTACCAGGCTCTCCAGGCCCTCACCCCGCAGACCATCGGCTACGCACTGACCGACTCCCCGGTCGGCCAACTGGCGTGGATTGCGGAACGTTTCGCCCAGTGGACCGACCCCCGCGCCCCGATCGACGACGAGCGGATCCTCACCAACGTCTCGCTGTACTGGCTCACCGCCACCGCGGCCTCCGCCGCCCGCCTCCACCACGACGCTCCGCGCCGGGCCGAACCGTGCCCCGTGCCGATCGGCGTGGCGGTCTTCGCACACGACATCACCCGGCCGGTACGGCCCCTGGCCGAGCTGCGGTACGACATCGGGCACTGGTCGGAGTTCGACCGCGGCGGCCACTTCGCCGCCATGGAAGTGCCCGAACTCCTCGCTGAGGACATCCGGAACTTCTTCCTCACTCGCATCGCGCCGGAGGGGGCGCATGGACCGGAGTGACCCCCGCTGGTTAGGTTCGACCTCATGTCCCATGACGAACCCATGCGTGCAGCGCGTCTGTTGAGTGCCCAGGCGAAGGCGGTACGGCTCTTCGAGACCATCGAGGAACGGGGCCTGATCGCCCCGGGCCAGGGGGAGCGGGCGGTCAGCGACCGTATCCGCGATCTGGCGAACGAACTGTTCGGCACGACCCGGCACTGGCACAAGAGGATCGTCCGCTCGGGACCGAACACCCTCATGCCCTACAAGGAGAATCCGCCGGACCGGGTCATCGGCACGGACGACATCGTCTTCGCGGACTTCGGGCCGATCTTCGAGGAGTACGAGGCGGACTTCGGCCGGACGTTCGTCCTCGGGGACGACCCGGTGAAGCACCGGCTCCGCGCGGATCTGCCGAAGGTCTTCGCAGCGGCCAAGGAGCACTTTGCACAGCACGGTGACATCACGGGCAGAGAGCTCTACGCCGAGGTGTCACGGCTGGCCGACAAGGCCGGCTGGGAACTGGGCGGATGGCACGCGGGGCACCTGGTCGGAGAGTTCCCGCACGAGTCGATCGAGGGTGCGGACATCGAGTCGTACATCGCCCCCGACAACGAAAGCCCCCTCCGCCGCACGGACAAGGCCGGCCGCACCTGCCACTGGATTCTGGAGATCCACCTGGTCCACGGAGAAGGAGAGTTCGGAGGCTTCCACGAGGAACTCCTCACCCTCGGCTGACCATACGCTGCTCAGCGTTGTTACCCGTCTGCCGCCAGCCGGGAAATCTCGGCGGCCACGGCCTCCGGAGTCGGCGCGACGGTGACACGGGCGACCCCGTCCAGGCCGGGATGCGCCCCGACCCGTACCGCATGCCGGGCACCGCGGAGCAGCTCCAGATCGTTGATGTCGTTGCCGAAGGCGTTGTACTCGTCGATCCCCAGCGAGGCCAGCGCCTCCCGCTTCGTCGTCGTACCCGGGGCGAAGTCGATGATGGCCTCGTCGAGGTGGTGGTTCACCGTCATCCCGAGCGCCCGCCCGGCCTCGGCCAGGGCGGCCATATCGGTGGCGTCGACGACCAGGAACTTCACCACGGCGGGCAGCTCGCCCGGCTCGACCCTGCGGGCCAGACCCCCTTGGTCGACACGGCTCAGGATCGGATGCCCGGCGGGCCCGGTGTAGGCGTAGTCCCAGGGCCCGTCGGCCAGATACCCGGCGCGGTACCGCTCGGCCTCTCCCAGGAGCAGCCCCAACTCCTCACCCCCGAAGGCGGCCCGCGCCCGCACCCGGCCACCGACCGACACGAGACTCCCGTTCCCGCCGATCAACGTGGCGGAAGGAAAGGCTCCACCGAGCACGGGCAGCAGATCCCGAACGGGCCGCGCGGAGGCAAACACGAGCTCGTGCCCCGCCCGCTCGCAGTCCCCGATCGCGGAGACGATCCGCTCGTCGATGGAGCGCCCGTCGAAGCAGAGCGTGCCGTCGATGTCGAAAACGGTCGTACGCACGCTGGAACTGGTCACGATCGGATGATATCCACCCCCATCGCGTCCCCAAGGGCCGCCCACCGGCGCTCAAGAACGACCTGCTGGCCGACACCGGACCTGCAGTACGACACGCAGCAACGCCAGAGGACCCTCACCCATCCGGTAAGGGCCCTCTGCCCTGGTACTTCAGCGTCGGGGTGGCGGGATCTGAACCCACGACCTCTCCGTCCCGAAGCAACTTGGGCGAGGGCTCTGCCTGGGGCTGGTGCGCCTCTCACCTGCGTTGATGGCCCCCAGGCGTCCGCGCTTGTCCGCCGTTGTTCGTCGGCGTTGTCACGTGGCTAGACACTCACCGCTCAACGGCCGGTCACGGGCAAGACCGTTGTCAGTAGAGGCTAGAGATGACCTAGTGACCAAGGGGCCTCCAGACTGTCCGCAGGGATGATCTTGGCCCTCGCCAGAATCTCTTCGTCCAGGGCCCGCACAAGGACGCGCAGCTCACGCGCGCTCTTCCTGGGCAGTGCCTGAAGCACTGCTTCGAGGTGCATGCGGAAGCCTGCGCCGTAGCACCCGCACTCTGGGAGGCCGCAATCAGAACCTATGCGTGGGTCTACAAGTTGCCTGAGAGGGCCGTGGGCAAGGACCTTCCAGTGCCAGAAGGCTTCTTCCGTAGCTTCGGGCCAGAAGCGAGTTCGCTCCAGCCGACGCAAGTCGGCTGTGCAGGACCCTGAAAGGTGATCAATCAATGGGTACCTTCGCCGCCTCAGGGGGCGCCCGGGGAGGTCGCCCCGCAGGGCTGATGGGCGCCTACGCGGCATTGCCCCTTCGGTTGTCAGTCATGCGGGCAAGGTACAGAACCAGGCGTCGGGGTGGCTACCGCGTATTCCGGTGGCTGATGCCCCGAGCTTGGGAATCACCGCATCACCGCATCTCTAGGCTTCAGCACTGTTCTGAACTGCGCCTATGGGAGCCAAGGCGTTCCTGGGCAGGCTCCTTGGCGTCCGCTGTTGACTGCTGTTTACCGGCTCATCGGGCACGGATCGGGCACGGCCAACGGGGCCTGCCTTGACGACCGCGTTCATGGCGGCGCGGAACTCGTCCTGGTAGCCCTGCTCGACTTCCGGGCGGAGAGGTCGCTCATCGGAGGGCGGCGTAGTCATGCTGCCTGCCCGGGGAGTGGGGAGCGACCGGCAGGGCTCAGCACGCCTCCGCCTCCGTGGGCTTGGCGCAGAGTTCGGCTGTGATGGTGTGGCCGTGGTGGTCGCCGCTGATGCGGATCTCGGTTGCATAGGCGCTGACCAGGGCCAGGCCCCGGCCTCCGAGCGCGTCATCGTCCGGGTGAGTGATCCGGGGGCGGCTGCTGCTCCCGCCGGAGTCGGTGACCGTGATGGTCGCGGCGGTCTCCGTATAGGTGACGGCCAAGTGGAACCCGCCCCGGCCGCCGCCGCTGTGGGCGATGGCGTTGGTGCCCAGCTCGGTCACGACCAGCAGTGCGTCGTCCGCGCACGGATGAGGGCCGAGGACAGTCCGGGTCCAGCGGCGAGCGCGGCTGACCTCCTGGGGCAGACCGGCGAAGGGGCGTCGATAGGTCGGCACGGTGTGTGTCCTCCATCCCTGATGACCTGCGGGTTCTTACGGCTCTGCGGCCATTCGGCTGACGTGGAGGTTCATGAGCCGTAGAATTAGTACTAGCACCGTACTTGATGTGTGGATACTAAAAGTGCGTGATCGAACTTTTCGTGCGGATGGTTGCCGCATAGCGTTCGCCGTAGGGCGGTGCCTGGCCGTTTCGCCGAGGAGGAAGGAATCCCGGATGTTCGGGCTGATGGTGCGGTTCACGTGCAAGGACGAGGCTGCCGCTGCCGCGTTCGACGAGCTGGTGACGCGGACCGGCGAGCACATTCGTGCGAACGAACCTGGAACGGTGATCTACACCGTCCACCGCGTTGACGGCCGGCCGCTGGAGCGGATCTTCTACGAGCTCTACCGCGACACCGCCGCCTTCGAGGTGCACGAGTCGCAGAACTACGTACGGGAGTTCCTCGAAGAGCGGGATCAGTACCTCTCCTCGACCCAGGTGGACCGCCTGGACTTCGTATCGGGCAAGGGTGTCGACGGTGAGCGCTGAGTACGAGAAGTCCCTCGGGCGGAAGATCGCCTTCAACCGCAAGCGGCGGGGGCTGTCGCAGAAGGAGTTCGCCGGGCTCCTCGGCCGGTCGGAAGCCTGGGTCTCCCAGGTGGAACGCGGCGTCCGCCGTATCGACCGGATGACGGTGCTGGAGAAGGTCGCCGAAGTCCTTGATGTGCCTGTTGCCGAGCTGGCTGCAGAAGCGCCGATCGTGGCGTCCGTCTCCGAGAGTGAGCCTCCTGGGGCGAGCCGACTGCGGCTCGTCCTCAGCTCGGCCCACTCGCTCAAAGCGATTCTCGGGCAGCCCGAACCGCCCGACATCCCCACCCTGCGGGCCGATGTGGAGCGGGCCTGGTCCCTGACGCACGAGGGCAACTACGCGGACCTGGCCGAGCTGCTGGAGGACCTGGTCCCGCGCCTGGAGTCGGCCACCCGTGCGGGCGTCGAAGAGGAGCGTCCCGGACTGTTCCGGCTGCTCGCCGCGATGTACCACACCTGCAGTGCCGCGCTGGCGAACTCGGGTGAGCCGGAGGCCGCGTGGATTGCCGTGGACCGTTCCGTGGTCGCCGCCGAGCGTGCGGGGGACCCGCTGCTGATGGCCGCGGGCGAGTTCCGGCTCTCGATCGTCTTCCTCGGGGCACGTCACTACGAGCAGGCCGCCCGCGTGTCGGGAAGTGCCGCGGACGCCCTCGCGCCACTGGCCGAGGACGGTGAACCCGAAGCCGTCGCGATGCGAGGGGCGCTCACCCTTCAGCGCGCCGTGGCCGCCGGCCGGTTGAACTGCGCGGACGACGCCTACGCCTACCTCCGTCTGGCAAAGGAACTGGCCGCGCAGGTCGGTGACGGGCGCAACGACTACAACACCGAATTCGGACCCACCAATGTGGCGCTCCACGAAGTCGCCGTCGCCGTCGACCTGGGGGACGCCGGGATCGCCCTGCGCGCGGCGGAGGACGTGGACGCCTCCGGACTGTCCTCGGAGCGGCAGGCCCGCTTCGGAATCGACCTCGCCAAGGCGCACGCCCAGCGCCGTCAGATCGACCGGGCCGTCGACTCCCTGGTCAGGGTGCGCGGACTGCTCCCCGAGATGTTCCGCGCCAAGCCCGCCGTCAAGCAGCTGGTGGCCGACCTGCTGGCGATGAGTCCCCTGCCGTCCGATCAGCTTCGGGAGCTCGCGCGGGAGTTGGGCGTACAAGAAGTGCGGACTAGTACCTGAAGTACTAGACGGTACTTCGCGTGCGAGTTACTGTGGTGTGTGTCGGCAGACTCCCTCTCGCATCCGGTGCGTGAGGGTGGGCTGACATGCGAACGCGCTGGTCAGGAAGGCAGACCTGTCCGGCGCGGGAGTGATACGGCCACAGAAACAAATGTGGCCTGAGCGGGAGGCAGCCCACTCAGGCCGGGTGCGTCTTTGGCATCAGCGCTCCTTGAGCGTATCGCGCCCGACCCGACCTATAAGCGGTCAACCTCCCCATGTGTACCACTTGATGATTATTTGCGCCCTCGTGTGGGCGCTGCACAAGGGAGTACATCCAGATGCGTTCCATTCGTGTGGAGACCTCGGCGGCGACGATCCTGCTGACCGAGGCTCCCGAGCCCAAGGTTCGCGACCGGAAGACCGGCGAGATCGCCGAGGACGCTGTCAGCGGTGAGACGTTGATGTCCCTGGGCGTCGTGTACATCGAGGACGGGGAGTCGTCGCTGGTCAAGGTCGTTGTGCCGGAGAGCGGGGTGGCGGAGGGGTCGGCGCTCGGTGCGCCGGTTGCGCTGCCGGGGCTGGTTGCCCTGCCCTGGGAGAGCACGTTCAACGGCCAGCAGCGGCACGGCATTGCCTTCCGAGCCGCCGCCTTCACCCCGGCCGTGTTCCCGGCCTTCGCAGGGGCATCGGCGTGATGATCGACGCTACGGACATGCTGCTCGCAGGCAGCCTCCCCGCCTTATGCGCTGCTGGCGCCGTGTACGCCCGGATGTCGTATCCGGGTCTGTACTGGCCGTCCGCGCTCCGGGCTCGGCTCGGTGTCCCTCAGCCGATGGCCGATGCCATCGCCACCCATCTGCGAGAGGAACGAACACCGTGACCGTTGACCGCCGTTTCCGTAGCGTGGCCCGCATCGGATCCGTTTGGGTGGGGAGCGCGTACGACCACTACGGCCGGGAGAAGCACACCGCTGCCTGTACGGCTCCGCGCTGCGGCTTCTCCGTCGACTATGACTCCCGCGCCGCCGCCGAACTCGCCGCCCGCACCCACCGCTGCCCCGTCCGC
Encoded proteins:
- a CDS encoding epoxide hydrolase family protein — encoded protein: MIKPFRIEIPQADLDDLTDRLARTRWPNEVADAGWDYGFPLARLRELAEHWRTRYDWREHEKRLNELPHFTTEIDGQNIHFVHVRSADPEALPLILTHGWPGSFLEFLDVIEPLSRDFHLVIPSIPGYGFSGPTHERGWDIVRIARAWVELMHRLGYERYGAQGGDFGSGISTALGAVAPEQVVGVHVNYLPTPPVPDAGLELSASDEARLDKIRKLMANRPPYQALQALTPQTIGYALTDSPVGQLAWIAERFAQWTDPRAPIDDERILTNVSLYWLTATAASAARLHHDAPRRAEPCPVPIGVAVFAHDITRPVRPLAELRYDIGHWSEFDRGGHFAAMEVPELLAEDIRNFFLTRIAPEGAHGPE
- a CDS encoding M24 family metallopeptidase, with the translated sequence MSHDEPMRAARLLSAQAKAVRLFETIEERGLIAPGQGERAVSDRIRDLANELFGTTRHWHKRIVRSGPNTLMPYKENPPDRVIGTDDIVFADFGPIFEEYEADFGRTFVLGDDPVKHRLRADLPKVFAAAKEHFAQHGDITGRELYAEVSRLADKAGWELGGWHAGHLVGEFPHESIEGADIESYIAPDNESPLRRTDKAGRTCHWILEIHLVHGEGEFGGFHEELLTLG
- a CDS encoding HAD hydrolase family protein; translated protein: MTSSSVRTTVFDIDGTLCFDGRSIDERIVSAIGDCERAGHELVFASARPVRDLLPVLGGAFPSATLIGGNGSLVSVGGRVRARAAFGGEELGLLLGEAERYRAGYLADGPWDYAYTGPAGHPILSRVDQGGLARRVEPGELPAVVKFLVVDATDMAALAEAGRALGMTVNHHLDEAIIDFAPGTTTKREALASLGIDEYNAFGNDINDLELLRGARHAVRVGAHPGLDGVARVTVAPTPEAVAAEISRLAADG
- a CDS encoding ATP-binding protein, which encodes MPTYRRPFAGLPQEVSRARRWTRTVLGPHPCADDALLVVTELGTNAIAHSGGGRGGFHLAVTYTETAATITVTDSGGSSSRPRITHPDDDALGGRGLALVSAYATEIRISGDHHGHTITAELCAKPTEAEAC
- a CDS encoding putative quinol monooxygenase, whose amino-acid sequence is MFGLMVRFTCKDEAAAAAFDELVTRTGEHIRANEPGTVIYTVHRVDGRPLERIFYELYRDTAAFEVHESQNYVREFLEERDQYLSSTQVDRLDFVSGKGVDGER
- a CDS encoding helix-turn-helix domain-containing protein produces the protein MSAEYEKSLGRKIAFNRKRRGLSQKEFAGLLGRSEAWVSQVERGVRRIDRMTVLEKVAEVLDVPVAELAAEAPIVASVSESEPPGASRLRLVLSSAHSLKAILGQPEPPDIPTLRADVERAWSLTHEGNYADLAELLEDLVPRLESATRAGVEEERPGLFRLLAAMYHTCSAALANSGEPEAAWIAVDRSVVAAERAGDPLLMAAGEFRLSIVFLGARHYEQAARVSGSAADALAPLAEDGEPEAVAMRGALTLQRAVAAGRLNCADDAYAYLRLAKELAAQVGDGRNDYNTEFGPTNVALHEVAVAVDLGDAGIALRAAEDVDASGLSSERQARFGIDLAKAHAQRRQIDRAVDSLVRVRGLLPEMFRAKPAVKQLVADLLAMSPLPSDQLRELARELGVQEVRTST
- a CDS encoding SCO3933 family regulatory protein, with translation MRSIRVETSAATILLTEAPEPKVRDRKTGEIAEDAVSGETLMSLGVVYIEDGESSLVKVVVPESGVAEGSALGAPVALPGLVALPWESTFNGQQRHGIAFRAAAFTPAVFPAFAGASA
- a CDS encoding mobile element transfer protein; translation: MTVDRRFRSVARIGSVWVGSAYDHYGREKHTAACTAPRCGFSVDYDSRAAAELAARTHRCPVR